Proteins from a genomic interval of Desulfobacterales bacterium:
- a CDS encoding four helix bundle protein: MPDKITSFRDLRVFQNAMHTAMDIFHLTAKFPPEEQYGLTDQLRQAARLVCSQISRAWRKRRFKTPFIAKLNDSEGHACETQVWIEFARQCKYLDDDTCEQLNAAYEQIMAQLGKMIGQADKWLIKAKPKQNGDSPPA, encoded by the coding sequence ATGCCAGACAAAATTACCAGTTTCAGGGATTTGCGGGTTTTTCAAAATGCCATGCACACTGCCATGGATATTTTTCATTTGACTGCCAAGTTTCCGCCTGAGGAACAATACGGGTTGACCGATCAACTGCGACAAGCTGCGCGTTTGGTCTGCTCGCAGATTAGCAGGGCCTGGCGCAAAAGGCGCTTTAAGACGCCCTTTATTGCCAAACTAAATGATTCCGAAGGTCACGCCTGTGAGACCCAGGTATGGATTGAATTCGCCCGGCAATGCAAATACCTGGATGATGACACCTGCGAGCAACTCAACGCTGCTTATGAGCAGATAATGGCCCAGCTGGGCAAGATGATCGGTCAAGCCGATAAATGGCTGATTAAAGCTAAACCGAAACAGAACGGAGATTCGCCTCCTGCTTGA
- a CDS encoding helix-turn-helix domain-containing protein: protein MTEEEKQNNNNEMKLSLSETEDIIGRLKEALHVKSDGQLAKYLGITRQNIGAARKRDDVPPGWIYKVAELSGCSMDWLRFGQGPQRRVAYTMAEAEEKGELSSQESPYRRRVSWKPRSVDDLQSDADATGFGMAVEMLAKIYGSEDQLLIGAINTDLRAFCEAIDRKQRDQHSTKELIELKKRLAEIEKHLKQDKSS from the coding sequence ATGACTGAGGAAGAAAAACAAAATAATAACAATGAGATGAAGCTTTCATTGAGTGAGACTGAGGACATCATCGGGCGGCTGAAAGAAGCGCTGCATGTCAAATCCGACGGACAACTGGCAAAATATTTAGGCATCACACGGCAAAATATCGGTGCGGCCCGCAAGCGAGACGACGTTCCTCCAGGATGGATATACAAGGTAGCCGAGCTCAGTGGATGCTCCATGGATTGGCTGCGGTTTGGTCAGGGCCCCCAGAGACGGGTGGCATATACGATGGCAGAAGCTGAAGAAAAAGGGGAGCTGTCCAGTCAGGAGTCGCCCTACCGGCGCCGGGTGAGTTGGAAACCGCGATCGGTGGATGACCTGCAAAGCGATGCCGATGCCACCGGTTTCGGTATGGCAGTTGAAATGTTGGCTAAAATCTACGGCTCTGAAGATCAGTTGCTGATCGGTGCCATCAATACAGATTTGCGTGCATTTTGCGAAGCCATAGACCGCAAGCAACGCGATCAGCATTCAACCAAAGAGCTCATCGAGCTGAAAAAACGCCTGGCTGAGATTGAAAAGCATCTGAAGCAGGACAAGTCTTCTTGA
- a CDS encoding helix-hairpin-helix domain-containing protein, producing MQNLRRVVAVCLMGLIFASGVWADDVAQININTATAEQLTQLKGIGASHAAAIVAYREKNGPFQKAEDLMKVPRIGQKTFEKNKALISVQNPKKRQAKN from the coding sequence ATGCAAAATTTAAGAAGAGTTGTAGCCGTATGTTTAATGGGCCTGATCTTTGCGTCCGGCGTCTGGGCAGATGATGTTGCACAGATAAATATCAACACAGCCACGGCAGAGCAACTGACGCAGTTAAAAGGTATCGGTGCAAGTCATGCCGCCGCTATTGTTGCCTATCGTGAAAAAAATGGGCCCTTCCAGAAAGCGGAAGATTTAATGAAAGTTCCGCGCATCGGACAAAAGACATTTGAAAAAAACAAGGCGCTGATCAGCGTTCAAAATCCCAAAAAACGGCAGGCCAAGAACTAG